Proteins from one Phaenicophaeus curvirostris isolate KB17595 chromosome 18, BPBGC_Pcur_1.0, whole genome shotgun sequence genomic window:
- the PDYN gene encoding proenkephalin-B isoform X1, whose product MVIKACRQRLRGEMARRALALALCLSLAATASADCAAQCSLCTARTRNSESSIQPLMCLRECQGSSPPGPEWDTCRKALALLAPLVAVAEGTDPSPQEAEEDEAELEQERGPGELPALAKRYGGFMKKVAKGKLLALLRENAHSKGGLSKKSGGFGRKPGERAAPEDYLGLWPAGDGSEEPTGAGAEGQELAELHKRYGGFMRRIRPKLKWDNQKRYGGFLRRQFKVITRSDEDPSAYSGEVSDL is encoded by the exons ATGGTGATCAAGGCTTGCAG GCAGCGGCTGCGGGGTGAGATGGCACGACGGGCGCTGGCGTTGGCGCTCTGCCTCTCCCTGGCTGCTACGGCATCTGCCGACTGCGCAGCCCAGTGCTCCCTCTGCACAGCCCGGACCCGCAACAGCGAGAGCAGCATCCAGCCCCTG ATGTGCCTGCGGGAATGCCAGGGCTCCTCACCACCTGGCCCCGAGTGGGACACATGCAGGAAGGCGCTGGCGCTCCTGGCCCCGCTGGTGGCCGTGGCCGAAGGGACAGACCCATCACctcaggaggcagaggaggacgaggctgagctggagcaggagcGGGGTCCCGGTGAGCTGCCGGCACTGGCCAAGCGCTACGGGGGCTTCATGAAGAAGGTGGCCAAGGGGAAGCTGCTCGCCCTGCTGCGCGAGAACGCCCACAGCAAGGGCGGCCTCAGCAAGAAGTCTGGGGGCTTCGGCCGCAAGCCGGGGGAGCGGGCAGCCCCCGAGGACTACCTGGGGCTGTGGCCAGCGGGCGACGGGAGCGAGGAGCCCACGGGCGCTGGGGCcgaggggcaggagctggcagagctgcacAAGCGTTACGGTGGCTTCATGCGCCGGATCCGACCCAAGCTCAAGTGGGACAACCAGAAGCGCTACGGGGGCTTCCTGCGGCGGCAGTTCAAGGTGATCACGCGGTCAGACGAGGACCCCAGTGCCTACTCAGGGGAGGTCTCGGACCTATAG
- the PDYN gene encoding proenkephalin-B isoform X2, whose translation MARRALALALCLSLAATASADCAAQCSLCTARTRNSESSIQPLMCLRECQGSSPPGPEWDTCRKALALLAPLVAVAEGTDPSPQEAEEDEAELEQERGPGELPALAKRYGGFMKKVAKGKLLALLRENAHSKGGLSKKSGGFGRKPGERAAPEDYLGLWPAGDGSEEPTGAGAEGQELAELHKRYGGFMRRIRPKLKWDNQKRYGGFLRRQFKVITRSDEDPSAYSGEVSDL comes from the exons ATGGCACGACGGGCGCTGGCGTTGGCGCTCTGCCTCTCCCTGGCTGCTACGGCATCTGCCGACTGCGCAGCCCAGTGCTCCCTCTGCACAGCCCGGACCCGCAACAGCGAGAGCAGCATCCAGCCCCTG ATGTGCCTGCGGGAATGCCAGGGCTCCTCACCACCTGGCCCCGAGTGGGACACATGCAGGAAGGCGCTGGCGCTCCTGGCCCCGCTGGTGGCCGTGGCCGAAGGGACAGACCCATCACctcaggaggcagaggaggacgaggctgagctggagcaggagcGGGGTCCCGGTGAGCTGCCGGCACTGGCCAAGCGCTACGGGGGCTTCATGAAGAAGGTGGCCAAGGGGAAGCTGCTCGCCCTGCTGCGCGAGAACGCCCACAGCAAGGGCGGCCTCAGCAAGAAGTCTGGGGGCTTCGGCCGCAAGCCGGGGGAGCGGGCAGCCCCCGAGGACTACCTGGGGCTGTGGCCAGCGGGCGACGGGAGCGAGGAGCCCACGGGCGCTGGGGCcgaggggcaggagctggcagagctgcacAAGCGTTACGGTGGCTTCATGCGCCGGATCCGACCCAAGCTCAAGTGGGACAACCAGAAGCGCTACGGGGGCTTCCTGCGGCGGCAGTTCAAGGTGATCACGCGGTCAGACGAGGACCCCAGTGCCTACTCAGGGGAGGTCTCGGACCTATAG
- the LOC138728295 gene encoding tyrosine-protein phosphatase non-receptor type substrate 1-like isoform X2, whose amino-acid sequence MEPLPPWPLTCLLLLALPGADAQVGQDFKDFKVQQLQDPVTVAAGQTITLTCTISGDGPAGPVRWLKGKDSGVTVYDQTGSSPRVTRAENGSDTDFSIHITDVQPEDAGTYYCVKFRNRLKGEEEFQRGKGTEVSVRAKPTRPVVSGPGRRVAPGESVPFTCVSGGFFPEEITVKWFKDKASISAQQPQITPAQTKSSYNMSSTVMLTLQRDDLRSNLSCKVQHPTLTDPLTGMFQLRDALRVPPSVRVATDSRSPVEVNETVIFTCDVEGFYPGDVDVTWLENRTEVKVEKLSKPVETPQGLFKLRSLLEVQATEEKNGSAFTCQVVHDGQAPVSETALLWISALAKGGQSDLFQTPYDNLLPIYIVVGVVCTVLALLVAAILYLIRAKQSKGKSSPSARLHEPEKSSEATTQESDPNNLTYADLNFEKERKTIRRMVEMSQQSEYACIQASRPPASDDNLTYADLDMVHLSKAPKRPAPCPEEATSEYASVQIPRK is encoded by the exons GTGCGGATGCCCAGGTGGGTCAGGATTTCAAGGACTTCAaggtgcagcagctccaggatcCGGTGACGGTGGCAGCGGGGCAGACGATCACCCTGACCTGCACCATATCAGGAGACGGTCCTGCTGGCCCCGTGAGGTGGCTGAAGGGCAAGGACAGTGGGGTCACTGTTTATGATCAGACGGGCTCCTCCCCCCGTgtgacaagggcagagaatgggTCCGACACGGACTTCAGCATCCACATCACGGATGTGCAGCCCGAGGATGCCGGCACCTATTACTGTGTGAAGTTCCGTAATAGGCTGAAGGGTGAAGAGGAGTTTCAGCGTGGAAAGGGCACGGAGGTGTCTGTGCGTG CCAAACCCACACGCCCAGTCGTGTCTGGACCCGGGCGCAGAGTGGCGCCGGGGGAATCGGTGCCTTTCACCTGTGTGTCTGGAGGGTTCTTTCCCGAAGAAATCACGGTGAAATGGTTCAAGGACAAGGCCTCCATCTCGGCTCAGCAGCCCCAGATCACCCCAGCACAGACAAAATCCTCCTACAACATGTCCAGCACGGTGATGCTGACGCTGCAGCGCGACGACTTGCGCTCCAACCTCTCCTGCAAGGTGCAGCACCCCACGCTGACGGACCCACTGACGGGGATGTTCCAGCTCCGCGATGCCCTGCGAG ttccccccagtgtCCGTGTGGCCACTGACTCACGGAGCCCTGTTGAGGTGAACGAGACCGTCATCTTCACCTGCGACGTGGAGGGGTTTTACCCGGGAGATGTGGATGTCAcctggctggagaacaggacgGAGGTGAAGGTGGAGAAACTCTCCAAGCCAGTGGAGACGCCGCAGGGTTTGTTCAAGCTGAGGAGCCTTTTGGAGGTCCAAGCAACGGAGGAGAAGAACGGCTCTGCGTTCACCTGCCAGGTGGTGCACGATGGCCAGGCCCCCGTCAGCGAGACGGCTCTGCTGTGGATCAGCGCCCTGGCCAAGGGGGGACAGAGCGACCTGTTCCAGACACCTTACg ACAATTTGCTCCCCATCTATATCGTGGTGGGAGTGGTCTGCACTGTGCTGGCGCTGCTGGTGGCTGCAATTCTTTACCTCATCCGGGCAAAGCAGAGCAAGG GTAAAAGCTCGCCATCTGCTAG GTTACACGAACCGGAGAAGAGCAGCGAGGCCACTACTCAG GAGTCTGACCCAAACAACCTGACCTACGCGGACCTGAACTtcgagaaagagaggaagaccATCCGACGGATGGTGGAGATGAGCCAGCAGTCGGAGTACGCCTGCATCCAGGCCAGCCGCCCGCCCGCCAGCGACGACAACCTCACCTACGCCGACCTGGACATGGTGCACCTCAGCAAGGCACCCAAGCGGCCAGCCCCGTGCCCTGAGGAGGCCACCTCCGAGTACGCCAGCGTCCAGATCCCGAGGAAATGA